GGTGGTGAGCGTATGGCCCCGCAGAGTGACACCCCTAGAACTAGCAACGGGGATGTGCCCTCGGACCCAAAAGACGGCATATGGACAAGGGGAACGTAGTTGTGGCTGAGCCGGAAGAAGGTGGAAATGAAGTTGCGCAAGGTATGCGGCGCGAACACCGACTGAGCGAGGTCAATGTCAAAAGGTTGGTTGTACGACTCATCGCTGACAGAAAGTGTTGTATGAAGAGCGTTCAGTTCCCGTATGATCTGCTTGGAGAATATGTCTAGCGCAGCTGTGCCGTCAGAAGTGAGAGCCGGGATGAACAAGTCCGCAACTGCTGACGGTGCAGTGTAATCGGAGGGCCGCTCCgtgtcggcatcgtcaaaAGTAAAGTTGAACATGGGTGGGAACGCCCATGGGATGAAGCCAATGTCTTCAACAACGAGAGAGGGAGGACTTTCGTCCAGTGAACTCATGTCCAGGTCCATCTCTGGTACTCTGTCGTTGACGACCGGGTTACCCGAGAAGCAATCCAGCATGGTCTCGCGTTTGGGATCGATGAGGCCTCTCAAGAACGACAGCTTCGGATCCGTTTGgctcgtgctgctcgacgaggacagtTCTAGCGTGCCGCTGGGCGTGTTATGTGACGAGTCATTCGTTGTGGATGCATCGCGGAATCTACAGGTTACGCGGCGAGCCGTGCAGCGGGCACACGGGTATACCTTGTTGCACGAGACCTTGCTGTGGAAGCAGGCCTCGCATGCCCGAGGCTTCTGTCCACGGCGACGCTCTAAGATGTCTGTGCTGTCGTCTTTCTTGGCACAGCTGAGACTGTGCTTGCGGCAGACGTCGCTATGGTGTACACATTAGTGGCCTGCATCCACATCAGTCTGGAGGGAGGACAGGGATGAGTCACCAACCCCCTGGCAAACCGCTTCTGGCAGTATTGACATTTGAAGCGAAATACGTCGACATCTGGACCTCGTTAGACCACAACACCATAAACGAGCGTGCAAGTCCAAGCCATGGCGTGGGGACATGTCAGCTCAACAACTCTGGGCAGTGTGTTGTCTGGTAGCTAAGCCCGTTTGGCATGTGCGGTGCAAGACGTTGTGATATCCCAATGAACCATCCCAAGCTAGTGTCTCACGGCGTGGGTAAAACTCACGAGTGGCTTCATGCCGCCGCAAGTGCGTGTTTCGTTGGTACCGTCTGCCACACGTCGAGCAGACGTACGACTTGACGCTTTCCGCAGCCGGCCGAGACACAGCCCCACCTAAAGGAACAGATCTGGTGGCAgccagcatcgtcagcggcaCGCAAAGTCGTGGCTGGTATAGGAAAATTGTTTGGTATCATGTAATAGGCCTAGCTGGGCCGTGTTCGAGTCGTGGGTGCAAGTCGGAGAGGGGATG
Above is a genomic segment from Purpureocillium takamizusanense chromosome 2, complete sequence containing:
- a CDS encoding uncharacterized protein (EggNog:ENOG503P4M8~TransMembrane:1 (o533-555i)) — its product is MLAATRSVPLGGAVSRPAAESVKSYVCSTCGRRYQRNTHLRRHEATHVDVFRFKCQYCQKRFARGDVCRKHSLSCAKKDDSTDILERRRGQKPRACEACFHSKVSCNKVYPCARCTARRVTCRFRDASTTNDSSHNTPSGTLELSSSSSTSQTDPKLSFLRGLIDPKRETMLDCFSGNPVVNDRVPEMDLDMSSLDESPPSLVVEDIGFIPWAFPPMFNFTFDDADTERPSDYTAPSAVADLFIPALTSDGTAALDIFSKQIIRELNALHTTLSVSDESYNQPFDIDLAQSVFAPHTLRNFISTFFRLSHNYVPLVHMPSFGSEGTSPLLVLGVSLCGAIRSPPRDDALSAKSFLRIAEEYIFRQLRDVMATNPKPTRAVLETLQAAVLIHQVHFLQHSVETRRRHRIRRLPALVSAVRRLGLLNRRHSASSRTTQFLADEACIRTATWITLADWHQCGMFHVLPLTTTAEMRCDLPCPHALWDTKDLTDADVALYRRQTRGSPHCLSSLKALTETLMGDRWQPVELTAFSSIAFTGLELAIFALSSVAISAHLMSMMPVTSSTILRAISRWQGLWEGGTTRADEDRVEMTAMARHCSEFGCLVQKIVEASVSGRKLPPYLEKVAHDSVDELYNLVLEG